AAAATAGTACAGCATTTATCTGCACATATCCATCATTATAAAGAATTGCATGATACGTTTGTCGACACGATGAATACGGTTGATTCCTATATTGATTGGGTTATCCCGGATCAGTCAGAGCGAATCCATGCAATTGTTGGATTATGTGTAACACATATCGAAGGGCAATGGATGATGCTTGAAGGAAATCGACGAGGATTTGCATTCTCCACGGGAAGTGCTTGCCAGGTAGGAAATCAGGCTCCTTCTCCAACTTTAATGGCTATGAATAAAAGCAAAGAAAAAGCCAAGACGTTCATACGGATCTCATTTGGAAAAGATCATACGAAAGAGGAAGTGAAACAATTAGCGAATACCCTTATACAAACTATCGAAGAGCGCCATCAAATTGTGCTACAATAACTTAGTACAAAGACTTAAAGGGAGCGTTAGATATGAGCCATCAGAAGAAAGTGCTGGGTGAAGAGCGACGTGCCATGCTTTTGGATATTCTCCAATCTAGCTCTGAACCGACAACAGGGAGCGAATTAGCGAAAAAAGCCAATGTTAGTCGGCAGGTTATTGTTGGAGATATCTCTTTATTAAAGGCTAAACAAGAACCGATCATTGCTACGAGTCAGGGGTATATGTACTTGAATGACTCTAACAATGTCAATCAGGTTGAACGCACCATCGTAAGCTATCACACAGCTCACCAAACAGAAGCAGAACTAAACCTACTAGTCGATCATGGAGTAATTATAAAAGATGTATCAGTTGAACACCCAGTATATGGGGATTTAACAGCTTCCTTGCATATATCGAATCGAAAAGAAGTTAAACAATTTATCGAACAAATCCAATCAAACCAAGCAACATACTTATTGGAACTGACAGGCGGTATCCATATGCATACCATCGCCGCTTCCAATGAACAGATGCTTGATGAAGCCATAGAGGCGTTGGATCAACAAGGATATATTGTACGTGCTTAAATGATGTAACCCTTATGCTTTTGGAGCATGAGGGTTATTTTTATTAGTAGAGTAAGCATAAGTTCTTACGCTTACATGTTAAGCTCCAACGTCTCATGCATTAGCTGGTTTAGTTTGGATTCGATACGTTTTCTTGAAACAGATTATTATCGACTTTTATTGGTTTAATTGTCTGTATAGGGCTATTAACTTTATATCTGTCCGCCTCTTTCGTATCGAACGAAATTCTATAAAACTGACCTTTACGTATTAGGTTCCATACATTCCTATTTTTGACTTCAAGTATAATATTCTTTTTAGTTTGGTCGACAATAGTCAAAATCTCTATATGATATGTAGCACGACCTTTCTCTCTCTCTTCACTTTTTTGAATTACTTTCCCGGTAACTATCATAGTTTTATCGAAATCTATATGTTTTTCTGATGAACAAGCTGATAGCACTATTAAACACGTCATCAATAATACATATTCTCGCATAAAGCCCCCTTTTAATTACGATAGCCTAAATTTAAATGATATATTATAAATAAGTCTACATAATACGCATCAGAGCTAGATTCAAATGAAAGTAGTTTTATTCATCGTTCCTTTTCTTGTATGCTATAACTAGAGTAGTGTTATGGTATAAAGTGAACACTACACATAAAAGCACTACACCTATTTTTATTAGAGGATAACGGATTTCATATAAATTTCAACAGAAAAGGACGTGAAGATTCATGAATCAGACGGTTGGGTTTATCGGATGTGGGAAAATGGCGCAGGCCATGATTGGAGGCATGATTCATTCAAAGATTGTCACACCAGATCAAATCATTGCAAGTGCCCAATCTGAGGGTACCTTAGAAGAAGTGCGACGACAATTTGAGATACAAACGAATTTAGACAACCGAATTGTTGCCGGACAGGCAGACTTGCTCTTTTTAGCTGTGAAGCCGTATGACTACAAAGCAGTTATTCATGAGGTTCGTCAATCTGTTGCCGACGAGGCTATTATTATAACGATTGCTCCTGGTGTTTCGTTCGAAGAAATGGAAAGTGCGTTTGAGAGAGAAATGAAGGTCGTTCAAGCAATGCCAAATACACCTTCTCTTGTAGAGGCAGGGATGTCTGCCCTTTGCCCAAATAGCAAAATAGATGATAAGGATTTAGCAAAAGTTATAACCTTATTTGAAAGCTTTGGCAAAGTGGAGGTCATTACGGAAAGCCAAATGAGTGCAATCCCGTCAATCAGTGGTTCATCTCCTGCTTACGTTTATATGATGATTGAAGCAATGGCCGATGGAGGTGTTGCTCAGGGACTTTCCCGAGATCAATCTTACCGACTTGCAGCGCAGGCCGTGCTTGGTGCAGCAAAAATGGTACTTGATACAGGAAAGCATCCAGGGGAACTTAAGGATGAAGTAACGTCTCCTGGAGGAGCAACAATTGCAGCTGTCACAAAACTTGAACAAGAGCGGTTCAGAGGAACGATTATGGCTGCGATGGAAAGTTGTTCAAACAAAGTGAAGGACATGGGAGAGGAATAGAAAATAGATCATTCTCCTGCTTACTCACTACTTTGGTAATAAATATAGAAGGATTTTGGTTTGATACAATAAATTCTTGAGACCATACAACCTAATAACTTACAATCAGCAATTTCGTAATGGGTATTTGGAGTTAAATGAAAGATACCTGGTTCCTTTTGGAAATTTCTGTGGTATATTTATCCTGAATCTAATTCAGAAGAGATCCAAGAAAATGAAGAAGAACCTGTTTTATGCATTGTTGTTAAGTATGGTTCTAGTACTAGGTGCTTGTAGCGGTGGCTCTGAGGGAGAAGAAGATTCTGATTCTAACGAAGACATGAAGCAACAAGAAGATTTAGGTGTCTCTGAGGAAGGTTCTGAATCAGAAGATGGATCCGAATCTGAATAAGACTCAGAAGAATAAGTACATCCTAGAATAATAAAATCAATAACCCCCTTAAGAAACTGTGTGCTCACTAGAGTATTGCTTTCTTAAGGGGGTTTTAAGTTGTTTTCTTTCCAGATTACCAAACGGCAATCATTTTACTGCTTATTGGTGTGAATTTCTTTTCGAACGTTTTCCACATTCGTATTACTATATTTTTTTGTGTTGCGTCCTCCGGTTGTTTCAGCAAGGTAGCGTTTTACTTCATTGTACGTCATAGAAACATCATCTTGTTTAGCTTGAACGATATACTTTTTCATATATGTCACCTCTTATGTATAGCGTATATCGATTTTAGATTTCTTATCCAAGGAAAAGATTGAATGTATTTTCTAGGCATATTTATGGCTAATGAACGGGTATGAAGTAAGGAGGAGAAATGATACAAGGATGTGGTGTAGATGGAAGAAACAAAAGTTACCATAATTGGTGCAGGAATTGCAGGTGTAATGGCTGCTAGGACGCTCCTTGCTAACGGCATTAAGGATATAAAAATAGTTGATAAAAGTAAAAGTGTAGGCGGACGATTAGCAACTCGTCGTATGGAAGAAGGAAAAGCAGATCATGGAGCCCAATTCTTCACAGTACGATCAGAACAACTCGAGCAAGACGTTAAGCTTTGGTTACAGCGTGGATGGATCAAACATTGGTTTGGTGACCCTTATCCACGATATACGAGTGTGAATGGTATGAATGCTCTTGTAAAACAGCTGGCAGAAGATTTACCTGTCTCATTATATGCAAATGTCGAATCCATTGAGGAAACGACTGGTGGTTTCGAATTAAAAACAGAAGATGGGCAGTCTTGGAAAACAGGAGCAGTATTATTAACAGCTCCTGTCCCACAATCAAGAAAATTATTGTCCGGTAAAAATGTATCGTTGCAAGAAAAGGAAGTCAGGAAACTAGATAGAATATCATATAATGCTGCAATTGTAGGGCTTTATCAATTTAATTCTCCAACCACTTTGCCATCGGAAGGAATAATAGATGCCTCTCTCCCATTGCATGTAGAAAAAATTGTAGATCATCAGAAGAAAGGGATATCACCCAACCCAACAATAAGTGTGTATATGGAGGGAGGATGGAGTAATGATTATTTTTCACATACAGATGAACATGTGATGAACAGAATGAAAGAGATTACGGAGCATCTTCTTCCTTGGGAGGATCTTACAAACTCCCAAATAAAACGATGGCGATATGCTGAGGCTGAAAACGTTATTTATGAACCTTACCTTAATGTTCATGAAGCACTACCTCTATATGTTGCAGGAGAAGCTTTTCTTGAGAAAAACGACAAAGCAGGTCGAACACGTTTTGAAAGCGCGTACTTGTCTGGAATTGCAGCAGGAAATAAAATTGCTTCTTTTTTCTAGACGATATGTAGAGAAATCCTGCCCATTATAAGCGGCAGAATTTCTTTATTTTGTTCCAAAGCATTACTTGTTGTCGTTGTAATCTGGGATGAATTCTTCAGAGAACGCAACTTTTGCATCCTCCATTGAAAAATCATCTGCCCCTCGATTTGGGTCTTGCTCTTGATTGTTGATCATATCCTTCATCCCTTGAAGCATACCTCGGTTGTCACGGGTCATTCCATAAATGAAACCACCTAGACCGAGAAGGGTAAGAAGAATTCCTCCACCTCTACTATTTCTACGCCCAGTCAAAAATGCTAAACGACTGCGTCTTCCAAATAATGATGTTCTACGGCCAAATTTGAAGGCTGATGTTAACCAACGTAGGTTATTCAAAATGGTTTCCTCCCGAATTCGTGAGTTTGAAGATCATTGATCTCCTATATTAGTTTCTGTAAAAAAAGACCGATTATGATAGCAATCTTTACTAAATGGAAGGCAAGTGGCACAAGTTACCTTTTAGCTGAAATATAAATCAAAAGTAATGGTTTTGGTGGGTTTTTTGACGGGGAATGGAATTGAAATTCAATTATTAATTAATTATTTATTTTTATTAGAAGATAATTGTATAATTTGTTTTTGAGTTTCTTACTATAAAAAGGAGGATGGAGTAAGTGTTTTTAGAACTTTTAAGGCAAATTAATGACAGCATATGGACTTATATTATTATTACGGTACTACTTGGAGTAGGACTATTCTTCACTTATAAAACCAACTTTGTTCAGTTTAGGTTGTTTAAAGAAATGTTCCGGGTTTTATTTGAAAAAGAGTCTTTTGCAAAAAGTAAAAAAGGAACTTCCCCATTTCAAGCTTTTACGATTAGTACAGCATCACGGGTAGGAACAGGTAATCTCGGTGGTGTAGCCATTGCAATAGCAAGCGGAGGACCTGGAGCGGTATTCTGGATGTGGATTATAGCATTGGTAGGCTCTGCAACAAGTTTTGTCGAGAATACGCTGGCGCAGGTTTATAAAACAGAAGACGGGGATGGTTATCGTGGCGGCCCTGCATATTATATGCAAAAAGGGCTCAACAACCGTAAGCTAGGTATTGCCTTTGCCATTGCAATCACCTTTACGTATGGATTGGTATTTAGCTCTGTGCAATCCAATACGATTCGATTAGCCTTTGAGCAATCGTTTGATCTTTCAAAATGGATTATGGCAGGTGTGCTTACTATTCTAACTGCTCTCGTTATTTTTGGTGGTCTGAAGCGAATAGCGAAAGTAACCCAATATGTGGTTCCGATAATGGCTATTTTATATCTTATCCTAGCCTTTTTTATATTGATTTTTAACCTGGGAGCTATACCTGGCCTGATTTCAACGATTGTCGAAAATGCGTTAGGTATTCGTGAAATTGCTGGGGGAGGTATTGGAGCTGCAATTATGATGGGTGTTCGACGCGGCTTATTCTCCAATGAAGCAGGCATGGGTAGTGCACCGAACGCTGCAGCAACGGCTGAAGTCACACATCCTGCTAAACAAGGCTTAATTCAAACATTGAGCGTTTTCATTGATACCATCATTATTTGTAGTGCGACTGCCTTTATCATTATGCTTTCAGGTGACCCTTCTCAATATATGAATCCAACGATGAAAAGCATACAACTTACCCAAAGCGCTTTTTCAGGTCACGTAGGAAACTGGGCAGGAACCTTCGTAGCCATTGCTATCTTTCTGTTTGCCTTTAGTTCAGTAATCGGAAATTATTATTACGGTGAAACGAACATTCAGTTCATAAAAGAAAAAAACTCCTATTTAACGGTATATCGTTTAGCCGTCCTGTTCATGGTTGTTTTTGGAGCAGTAGCAAAAATGGAATTGGTTTGGGCTCTCGCAGACCTCTCTATGGCTATTATGGCACTTATTAACCTTTATGCCATTATCCGCTTATCAGGTGTTGCTAAAGATGTCTTGCAAGACTATATGCAGAAGCGTAAACAACCACAAACTTCCCATTTTTCAAGTAACAGTGTAAAACACCAGCAAGGAATAGAGAGTTGGTAAAATGCAAGTATGTTACGAAGATAAGAGGGACCTTTTATAAGGTTCCTCTTTATTGTTCTTCAATTAAGGCTCGGAAAGAGCGCCCAGCAAGGATGAGGCACACCGAAAACCGCGGTCGACACACTATCTCGACTTCACTTCAAGATTATGCATCATATACGGAACAACATAAGTAAAAAGAACCACCAAGCTATATAGCTTGGTGGTTCAATTAGGAGGAGAAAACCTATCGACACCTAGGTTTTCGTAGGGTTCACCTCTGCTTAGTGAGCGAGGTGAACTGATGGGAATGGGTGTCCCTTCATTTGATTTTGAAGGGACAAATGTTCAGGTTACATTTATATCATCAAAGAGAAGAGGGGGGAGGGTCCCTTCTCTTTGTTACACGTCCATAAAACTTGCGTTAGAAAGAAATCCTCTCTTTTAAATCAGCATTTTTAATGTCAATTTTCGCTTCATTCATAATCTCTGTTAATTGATCAGGGTTGGCTTTACGAGTTTCAAGCTCCGTTTGTAGCTGTTCTTCCATTTCATCAAATGTTCCTATAGATGACGTGTCTTCTTTCTCCCGTTTATCGGTCACTTTAATGACGTGAAAGCCATATTCGGATTCAACAGGCTTACTGACCTTGCCAACTTCTAAATCGTAAGCTGCTTCCTCAAAAGGTAGCACCATGTCACCAGTAGAGAAGTAGTCTAAATCGCCACCGTTTTCAGCAGAGGTTGTATCTGTGGAATATTCTTTAGCTAGGTCAGCAAAATCTCCACCATCCTCTAGTTTTTGGATTACTTCGTTGGCGGTTTTTTCATCATCAACAAGAATGTGGCTTGCTTGTACTTCTTGTTTCATGTTTTCGTAGTAAGATTGCAACTCTTCGTCCGTAACCTCTACACCATCTGTAGTGGCTTTTTCCTTAAGCATAGAAGAGTGAATAACATTTTTTAAATCTTCTTCACTTGAAAAGCCATTTTGTTGTAATACCGATTGAAATTGATCACCGTAGGAATCTTTCATTTTATCGATTTCATCTTGCACTTCTTCTTCACTAACAGAGTAGTTCTCGGACAGAACTTTGTCATAGATCATTTCTTTTAAGACTGCGTCACCATATTGGTCAACGAGCTTGTTATAAAAATCCTCTTTACTTACATCACCGTTCTTCGTGGATGCTACTACTTCAGTATCTTCAGCGCTGCTGTTACTACATGCTGTTAGCGTGAAAGCTGCTACAACAGTCATTACGATAGGTGCTAATTTGATTTTCATTCCATACGCTCCTTATGATATATATTATTTTGCTAAGGTTAATGCTGTTGTTTGTTTCTCTCCATTACGATAGAACGTAATATCCATGCTGTCCCCGACTGTTTTTTCTTCATAGATGAACTTTCTAAGGTCAACTAGAGAGGAAATATCCTGGCCATCTACCTGGACGATGACGTCATACTTTTGTAAGCCAGCTTCTTGAGCAGGGGAGCCATTTTGGGTAGCGGCTACAATGACACCTTCTTGAACTTCTTTCGGAAGTTTTAGTGTATTTTGTAATTGCTGAGTAGAGATTGTAGATAGGTCTCTCGTTTGTATTCCCATATAAGGGCGAGTTACTTCGCCATATTGTTCCAAATCTTCGATGATTGGTTTAGCGGTTGCTGTTGGAATAGCAAAACCTATTCCTTCTACTTCTTGTTTTGCGATCTTCATAGAGTTAATACCAATTACTTCACCAGATAAGTTTACAAGTGCGCCGCCACTGTTACCTGGGTTGATTGCTGCATCTGTTTGAAGTACTTCCGTTTCCCAATCAGACTGTCCGTCTTGATTTAAGTCAACCGGCATCGTTCGTTCTAAGCCACTGATGATACCTTTTGTGACAGATCCTGCAAATTCCATCCCCAGTGGATTACCAATAGCTATCGCCGTTTCCCCAACTTTAAGTTCCTTGGATGAACCAAAGTCTGCTATTTCATTTATACTCGCTCCATCTATTCTTAGTACGGCAAGGTCAGAAAGCTGATCACTTCCGAGAACTTCTGCTTGTACCTTTTCACCCCCGCTTAAAATAACATCAATGGAGTTAGCACCTTCAATGACATGGTGGTTTGTGACCACATAAGCTGATTCATTTTCTTTCTTGTAAATCACTCCAGAACCTGTGCCGGCTTGGCTGTTCTCTTCTGAAAGCAGTTGAGATTGTTGATAATTCACAACACCTACTACAGCGTCTGACACGGTCTCAACAGCCTTTACAACAGAAGCATCTTCTTCAGAATTCATAGTAGATGTTTGTGTGAGGTCGAGGTTGCTTTGCTCAACAGTATTCGGGTTCGACTGTGCTTGACTCGACCCAAAGGGAAAAACGTTTGCTTTGAACAGTGCAAAAGCTCCTAATAACAACATCACGGTTACAACTAGAGCGCTTGCTGTGAATCGGAATAACCAATTAAAATAATTTCTATTTTCATTTGTACGCTTTTCGTCGGTTCTTACCATTTGTTTTTCATCCATTGTGTAAACTCCTTTCTACTTCATTGAGCTTTTTATGAAATGAGTTGTTTTTCGATGTGCAATTCTTATTCTAGGAAAAAGGTTTGGCATTCGTTTGGCATAATTGTGTAAAAAGTGTGGAATTGAATATGGAATATTTATATGTTGTCGATAAGATATGGCACAATAGTAGAAAGAACTTCTGGTGGAGGGGATGAACATGAAATCAACCATTGCGATTGTAGAAGATGATCCGCATATTCAAGAAATTGTAGAAGCATATTTACAGAAAGAAGGTTATCAAACAAAGTTGCTTGAAACGGCAGAAGCTGCGTGGGATTTATGGCGAGAGACACCACCTGATTTATGGGTGCTTGATATTATGTTACCTGGTATGAATGGGTACGAGTTTTGTAGTCGAATCAGGCAAGAATCAGATATGCCCATCATTATTATTTCAGCGAAGGACGAGGAAGTAGATAAGGTTATGGGTCTTGAGCTTGGAAGTGATGACTATTTAACAAAGCCTTTCAGTCCAAGAGAGTTAGTTGCGAGAGTAAATCGTGTACTGAAACGGTGGGAAAAGTTTCAAAATAGCTCAGAAGATGCACAACCTCAAAGTGACGATTCATCTTTGCATAATGGTGATTTAACGCTTTCTATAAAAGAACGCCGGGTGCTATGGAAAGATGAAGAGGTGGAGGTTACCTCTAAAGAGTTTAATTTACTTGAAATATTGATTTCACAAGTTAATCGGGCATTTTCTAGAGAGGAACTATTACAACGCGTATGGGGAGAAGACTACTTTGGAAGTGATCGAGCTGTCGATGACCTGGTCAAAAGATTACGAAAAAAACTACCAAATGTTCCGATTGAAACCGTTTGGGGTTATGGGTATCGATTACGTGAACGAGAGGAGGAAGCATGAAGCTACTCTATCAATTAAACGCAGCATTCACTGCTCTTCTTGTCATCATTATGTCCGTGACGGCTTTCTTCATTTATTCATTATTATTGGATATATTGATTCAAGATGAACAGAATCAACTGCAGGACAATGGCGAAATTTTACTTAACATATTATATGAGCAAGAATATGGAGCAAGGGGCGATCTCTTGTTAAGTAAAGTCATGCGGAACAACGACTTCAAGGTTCTCTTTTTTGACCCGGATCGAAATCAAGTTCTCTATTCTTCTCTTCCAGATAGTATTACAGAAGCTTGGAGTTCCCAATTCGAAAGGGAAGAACAGCACAAAGCTCTTTGGAAAACTGAAGGAGAGAACTATGTGATTTCCAAGCTACGATATAATTATCAAGGAAAGAGGTTTCTCCTTGTATTAGCAACTCCATTGGAGGAATTGCAAAGTATTCAATCGGTCTTTGCTGCCAGGATGATTACCATCTTTATCATTGGTATTTTTATAGCTGTTTTGTTTAGTTATCTATTAACAAAGCGACTAGTTACACCATTGAGTCATCTTAAACGTGAAGTGAAAAAGATTGAGAATCGCCAATTCGAGTCTATTCAACCAATTGGAGCTAGTGGGGAGATTGGTGAAGTAGAACAAAGCGTTTTAGAGATGGCCAATGAATTAGACCGATATATTCATTCACAAAAGCATTTCTTTCAAAATGCTTCTCATGAATTGAAAACACCATTAATGACGATTCAAGGTTACGCTGAGGGTGTAAGAGATGGGGTTTTTGAAGGAGATGCAGCCAATCGAAGTCTCGATGTTATCGTGAAAGAGAGCGAGCGATTAAAGAAAATTGTTAATGAAATCATTCTCCTGGCAAAGTTAGATAGTGAAGAAGGAATATACCATCCTCAAAACATGTCTATATCGAGTGTATTAAAGCAAACCAAAGAGCGAGTATTGCCACTAGCTCAAGAAAGAAATATTACATTGGATATAGAGTTAGAAGAGGACAAAACATTATACATTGATGATGAAAAAATGCTTCAAGCCATGATTAATATCGTCAGTAATGGTATTCGTCATGCCAATGAAAAGGTAATATTGAAGGGATTTACTAGCGAAGGAACGTACCATATTCAAGTAAAGGATGACGGGAATGGCGTACCAGATGACCTTTTACCTCAACTATTTCACCGGTTTGTGAAAGGCAAAGAGGGTGAAACGGGGCTTGGATTAGCCATTTCTCGAGCAATCATTGAGAGAAGTGGTGGTACTATTCAGGTGTTTAATGAGGAGAAAAGTGGAGCTGTTTTTGAAATCGAATTTTCAGATGAATAACAAAGCAAGTGAAAGTGGCATGCTCTACATGGGCATGCCAACTTTATATAGAATTAAGTGATTTTATTTTTTAACGCAAGATAAGAATTTACTATCAGCTACACAATGACTTTCTTTTCTTTGCATAAGGATTCAGTTGCGTTGCATATTCACTAATTTGATTTGTAGATTCGAAATGAACGTTTTGATTCGTTACAATTGCTATAGCAATGAATAATAAGGGCACGTGCACTAGGGTATTATTTCGGTCATGTTAACAAATCCTCGATCCCAGTCAGTTACAGAATAAAAAGAGGGTACTTTTTGATCGAAAACCTGTATAATTTGTTCTGATATAGATTTGTATTCATGGCTATAGATGGCGCCAATAAAATCATTCCCACCAATGTGGCCTGAAAAACTATCATAGGAAGTGTTACGTAATATCTCTTGGAGCAGAATGGAGGTTTCTGTGAGGTTTTCTTCTATAATATCTTTTCCAGGCAATCCAGTTAAAGGATTTGAATAACGTGCCATATAAGCTTGAATGTCAGCGAAGGTCTGTAACAAATTTTTAATACTCACAATATCGTAAAAACAAGTATCTTTTGCAATAATGACATAATCATATAAATGTTCTTGCTCTTGGTTCATAGCTAAGTAGCCTAACGTCTGTAATAGAAGTAAAATAGTCAAAAACTAATGGAGAAACATCCATAAGTCATAATCAAATTTCGCAGCAATCTTTTTATAAAATGCGTCTTTCATGACTAAACCATCTATTTGAACATTGTCACCGATAACGTCACTCTCAAGGTTTTTATCTTGTTCAAAAATCTCATTGATGTGCGTACGGATGGTGTTACGATGTACAAACGGTGCTGCTTCTGCTATTTCTCCGATATAGGTAAGCATGATAACATCCCTTCAATGAATAGGACTATTGGTTGATGTATTATCATCCCATATAACACACTGAAAAAATAAGAAGGATTTAGCTAACAATAGTTAAGATTGTGTAAATTTTCATAATGATACAATGGAATAAGAAAGACAGTAACGACACCAAATGACGAAAAAGGAGTTAGTAAAATGGCAGGACAAAATAGAAATGAGATTTCCCCTGGTCAGGAAGTAGATATCGTATTGAAACAAGATCAACGAAGCGGAAAGACTACACGTGGTAAAGTGAAAGATATATTAACGAAGTCACCCAATCATCCACATGGCATTAAAGTACGTTTACAGGATGGTCAAGTCGGGCGCGTAAAGCAAATTATTAACGAATAATGGTCGAAATAAAGGAAGGATGAATTATGAGTATTTTATCAGTTGAGAATTTATACAAAACATATGGAGAGAAAGAGCTTTTTAATCATATCTCCTTTTCTATTGGGGAGCGAGAGCGGATTGGTCTGATAGGGGTAAACGGAACAGGTAAATCAACACTATTAAAAGTTCTAGCAGGAATCGACTCTCCAGAAGAAGGGCATCTAAGTCATGCTAATCAGTTTCATATCGAGTACCTTGCTCAAGAGCCTTCCTTGGACCATTCATTAAATGTTCTTCAGCAAATATATTATGGTGATTCCCAAATTATGAGAACAATGAGGAGCTATGAGCAAGCATTACGTGAACTAGAACGGGCTCCTGAAGATACCAAACAACAAGAAAAATTATTCAAAGCTCAGCAAAAGATGGACGAATATGATGCATGGGAAGCAAATACTGTAGCGAAAACAGTGTTAACGAAGCTTGGTATATCAGATTTTGAGAAACCTGTTAGTGAACTGTCAGGTGGTCAGAAAAAACGGGTGGCTATAGCGAAGGCATTAATTCAACGTGCTGACTTACTTATTTTGGACGAGCCTACAAACCATCTAGATAATGAAACGATTGAGTGGCTGGAATCGTTCCTTGCTCAATATCAGGGCTCTCTTATCGTTGTTACACACGACCGTTATTTCTTGAATCGTGTTACGAATCGAATCTATGAACTCGATAAAGGACGATTGTTTATTTATGACGGAAACTATGAAACATTTTTAGAAAAGAAAGCGGAACGTGAAGAACAAGAACAACAATATGAACAAAAACGACAAAACATCTTAAGACGAGAACTTGCTTGGTTAAAGAGAGGACCAAAAGCAAGGGGTACCAAGCAAAAGGCGAGAAAAGATCGTGCGGAAGAACTCATGAATGAAAAGTCCCATGCTCCAGATGACCAAGTCGATATTTCCATTGGTTCTAAGCGCTTAGGAAATGATGTGTTAGAGCTTGAATCGATTTCGAAATCCTTTGAGGGCGCACCAATTATTGAAGACTTTTCCTATCTTGTTGTCCCGGGGGAACGCCTTGGCATTATTGGACCAAATGGAAGCGGAAAAACGACGTTACTGAACATTATGGCTGGAAGAATGCAGGCAGACCAAGGAACTATTGAACAAGGGCAGACCGTTAAGATTGGTTACTACACACAAGATCACCAAGAAATGGACGCATCGTTACG
Above is a genomic segment from Pontibacillus yanchengensis containing:
- a CDS encoding sensor histidine kinase; translation: MKLLYQLNAAFTALLVIIMSVTAFFIYSLLLDILIQDEQNQLQDNGEILLNILYEQEYGARGDLLLSKVMRNNDFKVLFFDPDRNQVLYSSLPDSITEAWSSQFEREEQHKALWKTEGENYVISKLRYNYQGKRFLLVLATPLEELQSIQSVFAARMITIFIIGIFIAVLFSYLLTKRLVTPLSHLKREVKKIENRQFESIQPIGASGEIGEVEQSVLEMANELDRYIHSQKHFFQNASHELKTPLMTIQGYAEGVRDGVFEGDAANRSLDVIVKESERLKKIVNEIILLAKLDSEEGIYHPQNMSISSVLKQTKERVLPLAQERNITLDIELEEDKTLYIDDEKMLQAMINIVSNGIRHANEKVILKGFTSEGTYHIQVKDDGNGVPDDLLPQLFHRFVKGKEGETGLGLAISRAIIERSGGTIQVFNEEKSGAVFEIEFSDE
- a CDS encoding response regulator transcription factor; this translates as MKSTIAIVEDDPHIQEIVEAYLQKEGYQTKLLETAEAAWDLWRETPPDLWVLDIMLPGMNGYEFCSRIRQESDMPIIIISAKDEEVDKVMGLELGSDDYLTKPFSPRELVARVNRVLKRWEKFQNSSEDAQPQSDDSSLHNGDLTLSIKERRVLWKDEEVEVTSKEFNLLEILISQVNRAFSREELLQRVWGEDYFGSDRAVDDLVKRLRKKLPNVPIETVWGYGYRLREREEEA
- a CDS encoding YwbE family protein — translated: MAGQNRNEISPGQEVDIVLKQDQRSGKTTRGKVKDILTKSPNHPHGIKVRLQDGQVGRVKQIINE
- a CDS encoding ABC-F family ATP-binding cassette domain-containing protein translates to MSILSVENLYKTYGEKELFNHISFSIGERERIGLIGVNGTGKSTLLKVLAGIDSPEEGHLSHANQFHIEYLAQEPSLDHSLNVLQQIYYGDSQIMRTMRSYEQALRELERAPEDTKQQEKLFKAQQKMDEYDAWEANTVAKTVLTKLGISDFEKPVSELSGGQKKRVAIAKALIQRADLLILDEPTNHLDNETIEWLESFLAQYQGSLIVVTHDRYFLNRVTNRIYELDKGRLFIYDGNYETFLEKKAEREEQEQQYEQKRQNILRRELAWLKRGPKARGTKQKARKDRAEELMNEKSHAPDDQVDISIGSKRLGNDVLELESISKSFEGAPIIEDFSYLVVPGERLGIIGPNGSGKTTLLNIMAGRMQADQGTIEQGQTVKIGYYTQDHQEMDASLRVIEYIKEEAEVVYTAEGDEVTAEQMLERFMFPRYMQWNYISRLSGGERRRLYLLRVLMQEPNVLFLDEPTNDLDTQTLTVLEEYLEHFPGVVVTVSHDRYFLDRVVDHLVAFEGDGKTRRFQGNYTEYLELKKQEEGEALAAQREKAKEEKKESPKHKQKRKKLSYREQQEWNTIEDRIEELELRYEEVQNEITATGSDAVKAQELLEEQQEIESKLEDLMQRWEELSTIVEGE